AACTCAAACAGGTTTATCATCTTTATGGTTTTGTGGAGCCCCTTTTAAAGGACCTTCTTCAAACCAACGCCGATCTAAATCTCGTCGATCACGGGGCTGGCAAATCCTACCTGGGCTTTATTATTTATGATCTCTTCTTTAAGGATTTAGCAAAAGGTCATGTCTACGGCGTGGAAACGCGAGATGAGCTGGTGAAAAAATCCAGTGAACTGCAAAAGAAATTTGGCTTCAAAAATATGTCGTTTCTTAACGTTTCGGTCAATGATTCCATTGAATCCCAACAGCTTCCCGAAAAAATTGACATCGTGACCGCACTTCATGCCTGCGACACCGCCACTGATGACGCCATTGATTTTGCTCTTCGCAAAAATACAAAACATATTTTTCTGGTTCCTTGTTGCCAAGCAGAAGTGGCCAAAACTTTAAAGCAAAACAAACCTCGGCAATTGGCGAACCCTCTCACAGAGATTTGGCGACATCCGATTCACACTCGTGAATTTGGGAGTCATCTCACGAACGTCTTAAGGTGCTTACGCTTAGAGGCTCATGGATATAAAGTGACCGTGACTGAACTCGTCGGCCATGAGCACTCGATGAAGAACGAACTTATCGTTGCGACAAAGATCGAAGGACCAAGGAAACGCGCTAGTGACCGACTTCATCAAATTCTAGAAGAGGTCGGACTCCAGGAGTTGCAGACTCGCTTCTCAACGCCGGCCAACACCGAGTCTGTTCCAACCGTCTAAGCCTAAACCCTTAAGAGTTTGAATATTGCGCTCAGGAATACCCTCGACGTCAGGATACGAATCGACAGCTTTCGTTACACTCGCCTCGCGCAAGATATGGAGCGCTGGATAGGGAGAACGATTGGTATAATTGCTGATGTCATCGACGGAGCTTCCTGCAAATTGATACTGCGGATGAAAGCTCGCGATTTGAAAGATTCCCTCCAATCCGAGCTCTAATAATGCAGCATCAGCGACCTCTAAAAAATCGTTGTAGTCGAGAAAATCACTGAGAACATCGGGATGAATCAACAAAACCGTATCGATTTCGATGGGGTCGGTGTTTTCTAGAAGCTGTAACTCGGATATTAAATCTCGCAGCAGTTCCTCCCCGGTGGACGCGGAGCTGACATGATAGCGAATCTGCTTTTTAAGATGGACGGCCTTTGCAAATGGGCACAAATTAAGCCCAATCACCGACTTTTCGAGCCAGGTTTGCATTTCGCCAACGATGGACAGATGATCATTCATAAGTTACCTATAGTTGAACTTCACCTTAGGGTGAGAGTGGAGTAATGACAAGCTCCAATGACCTAACAGTAGAGAATACCCAGTTGAGCAAAGCTATCCAATTTCATATTCTAAATACCGTCTCTCAAGCCCTGATCGAAGTGTTTGAAAAGGGAAAACATGCCGATCGCATGATCGACAAATATCTGCGAGCGAATAAAAACTGGACACCCGAAGATCGAAGTTTCTATGCTGAAGCGGTCTACGGAATCATACGCCAAAAAAGATATCTCGAATTCCTCGCGGAGTCGGAAGAGCTCTGGTCGATCATTGCCGCATACCTCGTGACCCAAAACTTAAAACCTGTCGCACGTCCCGAGCTGAGCAAAATAGATCCCGGCAAAGTCAAAAGCCGGATGAGCCTCAAAAAGCCTTTGGCCATAGAGCATTCCATTCCCGACTGGCTCAACGAAGTTGGTCAAAAAGAATTCTCCGCCCAGTGGCCCACCATCCTCCAAGGACTCAATAAAGATCCCCTGATCTACCTCCGCACCAACACGTTAAAAACAAATACCGAAAAACTCATCCAAGATCTAAAAAAAGAAAAAATCACCGCTCTCAAGGTGCCAGGTTCCCTCTTTCCCCTCGAGAGCCTGTATCTCAAAGAACGTAAAAACGTTTTCGCCACGAACTCTTTTAAAAACGGCGATTACGAAATGCAAGACGCCGGCTCGCAATCCATAGCTCCACTTTTACAAGTAGAACCTGGCCAAACTGTCGTGGATGCCTGTGCAGGCTCCGGAGGCAAAACTCTGCATTTGGCCGCTCTGATGCAGAACAAAGGGAAAATTGTCGCCATGGATATCCATGAGATGAAGCTCCAGGATCTCAAACAGCGGGCCGCGCGCGCCGGAGCAAAAATCATAGAGACGAAACTGATACAATCTCCCAAGATCATCCAAAGCTTAGAAAATAAATTTGATCGTGTGCTCATCGACTCCCCCTGTTCAGGCCTTGGAGTTCTACGCCGAAATCCCGACACCAAATGGAAGATGACGCCCGAGCAAATCGACGAGCTCTGCCAAACTCAAAGGGACATCCTCCATCGATACTCAAAAATGTGTAAATCCCTTGGAATTATGGTTTATGCCACTTGCAGTATTCTCAAGCGTGAGAACGAAGATCAGGTGAAAGAGTTCCTCAATTCCCCCAATGGAAAAAACTGGACGCTGCTCGCAGAGCATAGACTATGGCCCCACCAGCACAACACCGACGGCTTTTACGCCGCTGTCCTCAGAAAGAATTGATTTTAGGTTGTTGTAAAAGTCCGGGCCATTTGATTTTAGGTGGAAAATTGAAATACCAATGCTAAATTTGTTGAGTGATTAAAATCATAGAAACTTTTTGTATCATTTTCGCCGGCTCGCCCGCGAAGATACTGGCGCTCATTTCGATCACACTTGCCGGAAGTCTCTCTTTCGCTTCACCGCCAGATAAAAAATCCTACGAAAAAAGGCGTCCGTTGCCGATACTAATGCCCGCTTCGGTTTTCGATTTGAATAATGGAGCATTTATTACGAGCGAAGCTCATCAGGGAAACCAAAGTATCACTCTTTCAGATGGAACTCGTGTCGACGAAGAGTCCAAGTTCAATGGTTCAGTCGGCGCATGGCTTCGCTTAAATGATTCCTTTTCTGCATCCTTTATTATGCAATTAGTACCTTTCGATATCTTCCTGCCGATGGGCGCACAAATAGATTGGCTCATAGTTAAAACGGAACGTTTTCAGCTTCAAGCCGATGTATTGTACATGGGTACTTTGGGACTTATATTCCCATCAGGTGCAGCACAAAGTGTTCTAAAGTATAAATTTATAAAAACAAGAAATGCCTCAGCCTATCTCCTATTAGGTTCAGGCTGGGGTTCGCAATACCACTTTCTTCACAAAGTTAAAGATGAGGGAATAAGCTCTCCGTCGGCTAGATACACTGGGTATCTTGCGACTCAATTTAATTTTGTCGGTTTAGAAATTAATTACAGGGACTTTTTTATAACCACTAGATACTCAACCGCATCTCGAAAAGCCGGATCGAACGATCAAGATCGTACCATTGGCGAACCTCCCGAAAATTATAAAGCTGATGACGGAAGTTTCTTCTCAATCAATATTGGAATGGCAACGCGCAATCTATAAGCAGATGTTATTTTACAAAAAGCTGGTCACAGACATGCGCTTTCTCGGAAGACGGACTTCTTTTAATTTGAGTGTCCTTCGATGCTAAACTCTGATGGGGTTGCGGACAACGAATTCCATCATGGATCGAGGTATACTGTGGCTTATGACTTACGCAAGACGTGCATGCTAAAGCTAAAGATAAAAACATAAATTTAATTTTATTTAGAATCATTTGAATACCTCCCTTATTAAAGATACCACGAAATTGATAATCGAATCCATTCGTCGACGTGTTTTTCATAAGATATGCGTAAATCCCAGTCTCGACTTAAGCCTAATCTGTTATCAATTTTAATCATCGTGGCATCGGCATCATCTTTTTCGAGATACGCCCTATAACCAAAATTGAGTTCTGTTTTGAAAAGTCCCGACGGAAACCAGTCAATCAGTGCACCCAACATCGGTGTACTTGCAAGAGTTCCAGAATTTTCTGTACGTGTTTGAGCGCGGACGTCTACGAGAACGAAGATCGCCTGGCGATCTAGTATCAGAAAACCTTTACCAAAACCCACCTCTACTTTAAACAAGTCGCAGTACTTACATGCTAAATTTAAGTTTTCGACGCCTGTCGAAAATCGCCAAGCCCACCCCCCCTCGTCCGGCAAACCCGTTTGCGATAAGTTAAGTGTCGAAATTGCAATGAGATCCAACTTTCGCATCCAAATCGAATTGTCGAAATAGTTGAATGTAGCATCTAATGTCTTTACCTCTGAAAATTTCGGCCTTCCAAAATCGAGAGATAAAAAGTCGTAATAGGTGGTTCTCAATTGAAACTCTCCACCCGTGCGAAACTTTGAGCTATTGATCACTCCCGCTCTTAACAAAAAGGGACGAGGGCCTTTACTGGGCGGATTAAGATTATAGTTCATTTCGGTCGGGGTAGAAGACGGTAACTCTAAGCGCTCGACGAGCAGTTCCTGCCTCCGCTTCGAAAACGCCTCGTTCTTTTCCTCAAAATTTTTATCCTTAACTGCCAGAAAAGAGTAATAATCCAATAAAGTTTCGATAGGTGCCGCGCGTGTCTGCGGAGGCAAAGATTCTAAAATCGGAGAGACTGGCGCCCCATTTGATATCATTTGAACGGACTTTTTCTGATCAGAACTTAAATCTTTATAGCGAGCGATCAATCTTGTCTGGCGCGATGGGATTAATGAAATGGAACGAACGAGTGGTTCTCCATTGGATCTTTGAGCATAAGCTAGCCCATCGAAAAGAATATACGGCAATGCGTAGGGCAAATAGGAAGGCAGCACTTTTTCACCGGTAATTTGCTCTAAGATGGCTGCGGCCGCAGAGGCGCAGTTCTCCGTAAAGAAGAAATAAGGGAACTTCTTTCCTAGGAGCTCCCATATGTGGGAATAAAAAAGTTCCACCTCATCCGAATTAAGATTCAGACGATATTCCCACATGTCTCTTAACTCCACCTCTCCATAGGCGTGATTGTTGTAATAGAATTTACGATGTGAAAACGTCGCATCGTAACCCCCAAAGAGTCCTTTAGCGGCATAAACAAAACCATTCTCATCAGGAGGCGTGACAGCACCGAAATTGACAGAGACATCCAGCAAGGAACTCGGCATTTTCGATGCAGGTAGATTAAATTTTATCAGAGGATGGCCAAAATACGAAGCCGGATTGGACAGATATCCCGTCGCGAAAATCAAACTGATCGATTCGATTTGTCCTCGGTGTGAAAATGTTAAGTAGTCGGGACACAAGACTTGGGGCCACGAGGATGATTTTTCGTAAAGCATCCGCTTCAACAACTTGTACCTTGCGGGGAAGCGGCACTGAGCATGAAGATTGGTGTTAACGCCGGCGGGTTCTGACATGGCTTTGAGCGAAGCTAAGAGCTCATCGAGTAAGC
This window of the Bdellovibrionales bacterium genome carries:
- a CDS encoding SAM-dependent methyltransferase yields the protein MEEMRDGQSIELLKELHILTRDGKINQDSRRKLKQVYHLYGFVEPLLKDLLQTNADLNLVDHGAGKSYLGFIIYDLFFKDLAKGHVYGVETRDELVKKSSELQKKFGFKNMSFLNVSVNDSIESQQLPEKIDIVTALHACDTATDDAIDFALRKNTKHIFLVPCCQAEVAKTLKQNKPRQLANPLTEIWRHPIHTREFGSHLTNVLRCLRLEAHGYKVTVTELVGHEHSMKNELIVATKIEGPRKRASDRLHQILEEVGLQELQTRFSTPANTESVPTV
- a CDS encoding DUF1415 domain-containing protein gives rise to the protein MNDHLSIVGEMQTWLEKSVIGLNLCPFAKAVHLKKQIRYHVSSASTGEELLRDLISELQLLENTDPIEIDTVLLIHPDVLSDFLDYNDFLEVADAALLELGLEGIFQIASFHPQYQFAGSSVDDISNYTNRSPYPALHILREASVTKAVDSYPDVEGIPERNIQTLKGLGLDGWNRLGVGRR
- a CDS encoding methyltransferase domain-containing protein is translated as MSKAIQFHILNTVSQALIEVFEKGKHADRMIDKYLRANKNWTPEDRSFYAEAVYGIIRQKRYLEFLAESEELWSIIAAYLVTQNLKPVARPELSKIDPGKVKSRMSLKKPLAIEHSIPDWLNEVGQKEFSAQWPTILQGLNKDPLIYLRTNTLKTNTEKLIQDLKKEKITALKVPGSLFPLESLYLKERKNVFATNSFKNGDYEMQDAGSQSIAPLLQVEPGQTVVDACAGSGGKTLHLAALMQNKGKIVAMDIHEMKLQDLKQRAARAGAKIIETKLIQSPKIIQSLENKFDRVLIDSPCSGLGVLRRNPDTKWKMTPEQIDELCQTQRDILHRYSKMCKSLGIMVYATCSILKRENEDQVKEFLNSPNGKNWTLLAEHRLWPHQHNTDGFYAAVLRKN
- a CDS encoding DUF4105 domain-containing protein; the protein is MSEPAGVNTNLHAQCRFPARYKLLKRMLYEKSSSWPQVLCPDYLTFSHRGQIESISLIFATGYLSNPASYFGHPLIKFNLPASKMPSSLLDVSVNFGAVTPPDENGFVYAAKGLFGGYDATFSHRKFYYNNHAYGEVELRDMWEYRLNLNSDEVELFYSHIWELLGKKFPYFFFTENCASAAAAILEQITGEKVLPSYLPYALPYILFDGLAYAQRSNGEPLVRSISLIPSRQTRLIARYKDLSSDQKKSVQMISNGAPVSPILESLPPQTRAAPIETLLDYYSFLAVKDKNFEEKNEAFSKRRQELLVERLELPSSTPTEMNYNLNPPSKGPRPFLLRAGVINSSKFRTGGEFQLRTTYYDFLSLDFGRPKFSEVKTLDATFNYFDNSIWMRKLDLIAISTLNLSQTGLPDEGGWAWRFSTGVENLNLACKYCDLFKVEVGFGKGFLILDRQAIFVLVDVRAQTRTENSGTLASTPMLGALIDWFPSGLFKTELNFGYRAYLEKDDADATMIKIDNRLGLSRDWDLRISYEKHVDEWIRLSISWYL